The Mucilaginibacter sp. PAMB04168 genome contains the following window.
GCTTTTGGTTACGCCTATTACATCGTTATAGTAAGTGGTTAAATCTAACTGTATGTTTTCGCGGTAATCATCGGCATGTTCTTCAACGGTTTGTATGCGGTCTAAAGCCAAGGTAAGCAAAGGCGCGTGCCGCTGATGCGATTGCCCCAGCACAAACCAGCGGTTGCGGTATTCTTTCAACAAATATCCGCTAAAACAAAACGTATTGGGCTCGCGGGCTTTAAAAGATTGGTAAGTAACACAAAGCGTCCGTTTAGCAACAATGGCTTTTCTGATCACTTCTATCCATTCCAGGCCTTTCAGGTTATCGTTCTTCTCAAAATCAATAACCGGAGCACTGTGCGTTTTCTGGGTGTAGATCTTGTCTTCCAGCTTGCTCACCATTTCGTTAACATCCGCAAAATGACCAAAACCTTTAAACTGTTTCAGCAGGCCCGATACTTCGCTTAGCACCTGCATGTCTTGCTGGTTCAGCGGACTATTAGCAATACTGTAATTCTTATCACTATAGGTATAATACTTTTTATCAACCACCACTATGGGCGCTTCGTAACCAAGTTTGTTGCTACGCATCATTTCCATATCGGCCTGCACGGTGCGGCGGCTTACGCCGGTATCAATGCCCTGGTATTCATAAATGGCATCACTGCAAGCCTCAATTAAATCATCCAGCGTCCACTTTCTTTTTCGGTTTTGCAGGCATTGGTCAATGGTGCGGTAGCGGATGAGAGCGTTACGGTTAACAGGCATCGGTTTGAAAATATTTTGATGAATTTATAAATTATTTTTTACTGCGCAAATACGCTGCGCACTTGCTGCTTCTCTTTGTAGTGCCCCAAGGCTGAACGCGTTTACGAACGCCCCTCTCTCCATTTGGGGAGAGGGTTTTAGGCCGGAAGGTTTAAATTATAAATTCTTTTATTGCTATAGCTATGGAAAAGGAAAAAATAGGCAACAACGAATTAAAAGCATTAGGCATTAACGATGTGGAAATACTGGTGAACTTTAGCCGGGTAGCTAATGGTTTGTTAAAGCACAACGTAATGGCCAAACCCGAAATACTGGCCAATTTAGAAGCCTTGATTGATGACCCTATGCCTTACGCCCTGAAGAAAGGAGGTAAATTTAAAAACCTGGCAGAAGACGTGATTGCCCTGCGTAAAGAAGGCAAATTTGTAAAACAACAACGCAGCAACTTTAAGCTGAAAGAGGAGATAGCCGATTTCCCGGTGTGGGGAATGGAAAATATTGAAGTGGGTGCACTATCACAAATGCGTACCGCCGTACAATTACCTATTGCGGTTGCCGGCGCTTTAATGCCCGATGCGCACCAAGGCTACGGCTTGCCTATTGGCGGCGTTTTAGCTACCACGGCCAATACCATTATCCCTTTTGCGGTGGGTGTGGATATTGCCTGCCGTATGTGCCTGAGCATTTTTGATTTGCCTGCAGAGTATATTGACACCGAAACCTACAAACTAAAAAGCATACTGGTGGATAACACCTACTTTGGTATCGGCTGTACTACCCAATCGTACTTTGACAGTTCGTTGTTTGACAGCAAAACCTGGAACGAAACCAAGGTGATCCGCTCGTTGAAAGATAAAGCCTATGCCCAATTGGGTACCAGCGGAACCGGCAACCACTTTGTGGAATGGGGTGAGCTGACTATTGCCGACGGTGCCTTGGCCGACATACCGGCCGGTAAATACCTGGCTTTGCTTTCGCATTCCGGATCGCGTGGGTTTGGCGGTAGCGTGGCCGACCATTACAGCAAAATAGCCATGACCAAAACCAAGCTCCCTTCGGAAGCCAAGCATTTGGCCTGGTTAGATTTGGATAAGGACGAGGGACAAGAGTACTGGATTGCCATGAACTTGGCCGGCGAATATGCCAGCGCCAACCACCACGAAATTCATAACAAAATTGCGCGTGCCCTAGGTGTTAAACCCCTTACCATGATAGAGAACCACCACAACTTTGCCTGGAAAGAGCAACTGGCCGATGGTACCGAGGTAATGGTACACCGTAAAGGTGCCACCCCGGCGGGCGAAGGTGTGTTAGGCATTATTCCCGGTAGCATGAGTACGCCCGGTTTTGTGGTACGCGGTAAAGGAAACGTAGAAAGCATTAACTCGGCCAGCCACGGTGCAGGCCGAGCCATGAGCCGTAGCGCTGCCTTTAAAACACTGGACAGAGCTTTGATTGCTGCTAATTTGGTTGATAAACGTATAACCTTAATGGGTAGTGATATGGACGAAGCGCCTATGGCTTATAAAGACATTCATACCGTTATGGCAGCACAAAATGATTTGGTGGATGTGTTGGCTAAGTTTGAACCGAGGATTGTAAGGATGGCTGATGCGAGGGAGAAGCCGGAGGATTAAGGGATAACTATTATAATAACCCCAATTAAATTAGTAGTAAAAAATACAAGGAATAGCATGGTAAATCAATTTTCTCAAAATATAGCATTACTAGCTGTAGACGTTCTGAAATTGGATGAAATCAAAAAGCCAAGCTTAGGATTTAATCCATCACGATCACTTTACCCGCATGAAGAATATATTCAACGTTCCCTTCTTGCCATAGGTGAAGTTGACGGCTTGGTAAGACAACTTAACTATTCGGCGATACTTTTAGCCAACTTCAGAAACACCCCTACAATGAAGAGAAATAAGATATCAAGATATGAATATATGATATATCATATTGAGGGTTATTTACTTCGAGTGACTGGAGTTCTTGACCGCTTACTTAAATTGGTGAATACAATTCTCGACCTTAAACTAAATGATAATGCATGTATAGCCTCGATGATGATACATAGCAGAAAGGGAGTTAAAGGGTTACATAATGATCGAATTGAGACAATGGTACCTGGATTAACGAATGCTCTATTAGAAATCTCGAGGTATATAGAAAAATTTCGCGAAGACAGAAATATGATAGCCCATAAGGGGAAAATTCATTATCAAGACTTAAGAGAAATCGAGATGTTTCATATAGTTCTACAAAATGACCCTGAAGAAGAAATTAAGAAGTTTGAATGGTATATCAAAATTTTAACGGACAAAAAGGTTGTAGAGTACAAGAAAGATTTTCAAAATTGTACTGAAACGATTGAAAGTTTGTTGTTACCAATCTATACGTTATTAGAGGTTTTTTTTAATAATTATCAAAAATCCTTACGAACGACTATTTAATTTCATAACATTTTACCACTTTATTTTTCTCCTATCAATTATGCACCTTTGTAGCCACAAACGTCCCGCTTGAGGCCTAATCTATATTTAAAAAGGTAGAATAAAATTTATCTTGCCTCATGTCTATTCAAGAAGCCATAAATCAATTGCAAGCTTACCAAGGGCCAGACAAGCTCACACTACACTCGGGCGCGGGGGAAAATTTGTTTATGGCTGTTGAAATCGCTTATGGCGTCACCTTGCCCGATGATTTTAAAGCACTCTATCGCTTTAGTGACGGCTTTGAAATGGATGAGGACATTTTTAACATGATACCCCTTGCCGAGATCAGTAGCAATAGAGAAGGCGATAAGGATAGTCCTTTTTATATTGCCGAATACATGATTTACAGCGATATGTGGCGGTTGGAAATAACCCCTGATAATCACAACGATTATAAAATAATGGTTGAGTTTAACGGCAACCAACTTGTGCTTACTAATTCGCTGGCCGACTTTATCGATCGCGTGTTGAAAGGTGGTGTTTTTGACGCTGGTGGACTTTATGAATGGCAAGTTGAAATTGAGGCATTGCCTATTTATTCAACCAAGCTTAAAACGGCGGAGCCATTGCTAACCGTATTTTATTATGGCCTGCGGTATAATTTAATACCCACAAAAGAAGTTATTACCTGGGCAGACTACATAGTAATGCACGAAGATGAACCGGCGCCTCTTTTTATCGACTTGTCTCTTGCCCATGATAAAAAAGGCCTGTTAAATATTCTTTACCCTGTTACCGTACCCGAGAATCAGGTTATAACAAGAGCTATTTTAGGCCTATTATATCATCGCCTGTTGGTAGGTGCTATCACACTTAATGATGCTGTTGTGGTAATGGGAAAACACAATTTATCTAGCCCGCTCACAAAAACAGAAATACATCACTTATACTACCTTACTGATGATGATTGGATGGAAGAGTCCCAGAATGACGATACCGAACTGCGCGATAAGGTTTTGACATTTCTTGCCAATTATAAAGAGTTCGAGATTTCTAATTATAAAAACTGGAATGGCTTCAATTACCGCATTGAATACCAGTTTCATAAAGAGGAAAAAAGCTCAATTACGCCGATTCTAAAAGAACACCCAGGTAAAAGCTATTTCAATACCGATTTGCTTCCCAATGCAATAATTTATTCTCTGGCATTGGTCTCATTTATTGTATTGATAACAACCTATCCGTTGGTAAAAAACGGAATACCACTTAGTAGTCACAGGTCTGATTTATTTATAATATCGAGAAATTTTTTTACGACTTTTGTCTACTGCTTCCTATTGAAAGGTGGTTTGTGGCTGATAAAAAGGTGGCGGCCATAATACTGTAACCCCGTTGCCCGAATCTCTTTACAGACCAATATGTCTGTAGATCTTTATCTGATTCAACTTAAATACAGAAATATCTTTAATCCGCACACTTTCCCCTACCCGCTTAAAGCAGCAATTCTACAACACTCATTCTTCAAATTATCAAGCTTTCCTACATGGATTCGAACCACGATCTTCTGAACCAAAATCAGACGTGCTACCGTTGCACCATAGGAAATTATAAGTGGCCGGTACAGTACCCGAACCCGCGACCATTGCCCTTAAAAGGGAAGCACCCATTACCAACTAAGGCAACCAACCACCATTGTAGAACGTATAGGACTTGAACCTATAACCCACACCGTATAAGGGTGTTGCTCTCACCAATTGAGCTAACGTTCCGTTTAAACATGTAGGGTAACCCGGACTCGAACCGGGAACCTCCTGCTCCCAAAGCAGGTAATCTAACCCATTGATATACTACCCTAAAAAATCGCTATAAAACAAAAAATCCCCTTAGAAGCTGATCTAAGAGGATTGTGGATTTTGTTATATTTTACTCAATACATACCCATTCACCTCCGATAGATCGGTTGCGGCAATTGTATTTGTATTGATTGTGTTTTCATGCTGCAATTATACACTTTATTTTTAATATCAAGAATTTTCTTTAAAAAATAATATTCGTATCTATTGATATTGGAATATCTACGAACCAACTTTACTTAATATGGTTTGAACGGTAACTTAATGGCCAGTCAGCAAACAGGCTTACTGCATTGATAGCTTATAGTTAGTTTCAACAATTAAAAATTTATAAATTAGCCGTAGAAACTCTATTCTTTATCATGAAAAAAGTAATTTATATAATTGTAGCCATTGTTATAACTGGCAGCACGGTTTGGTTAGCTAACTATTTATTTGCTGGTCGCCCTGTTCAGAAAAAACTGCAAGCCGATCCACGCAATGAAGGCATTGAGCTCAGTGCGCATTACAGGTATTTTATTTTACCCAACACCTTAGTTATAAATTTAACGGATACAAAAGGCGATCATACTCAACTTGATGTGTTTCGTACGGTGTTACAGGCCAGCCAAGCCCTCAAAGGCAAAACTTTTACTGAAGTGGTTTTTGCATTTAAAAACGCCAGCAAATTCAAAATTAGCGGCACCTATTTCAAAGAGTTAGGCGAAACCTATGATTTAGAAAACCCGCTGTACACCGTAAGAAGTTTTCCTGAACATGTCTTCAACATGGACGGCAGCAGCCCTTATGCAAAAGCTGATGGTGGTGTTTTCGCGGCATTTGCTGAAGACATGGATCAATTTAAAGATTTTTCCAGGAAGTGGTACGGTAACGACTTGAATGAGGAAGCCGAATAAAGATTACATCTCTCGCCCGATTTGTTCGTCTTCTTTAGTTTTACCTGCCTGATAGGAAACCGACGATCCTAGGCTCTTTAATTTCTATAGCAAACCCTTCTATATGTAGCTGGTCGTCGGTATATTTAACGTGCAGGGTGGTTTCATCCACCTTAAAGTTCTGCGGCTTTAGTTTCTCGTTAATACGGTCAATTACGGCGCGGGTTTCAAAACTTTTGGTTACGCGCAGGTTGTTGTCTATCATTCCCAAGGTAACGCCTTCTACTTTGTATGAAAATCCAAGTAAGTTTTTCTCGCTCAGATTGCTCTTAGTCAATGTGGCGGTAAGGTGCTTATTATTTGGACACTTCTGCTTTAGGCGCTCAGCTCATTGTCAGTGTTGTCACTGGCGATAATTAATTTTAATGCCAATCATTCCTGCAAAATCTGCATTGCCATGCTTCCGGTGTTCGTGCGAGTTTATTACAAACGGGGCATAAATTAAAATACACTTGATCCGAGTTATCGTTAAAATTCGTTTGGCACAATCCATGATAAATTGAATGTATCCTTTATTGAGGTAATTCAATATTAAAGCAACATCGCTGAGCCAGCCCGTTTTCAAATACATTTGCGTTAGCCGTACGTCTTTAGAATCATCAAATTTTAAGGTAGATCGATGATACCTTAAAGCCTTTTGCTCTTGCTGGGTGAGTAGGTTACTGTAGTAACTAATGATATAATCGGCTTGTTCAATTGTAATTCCGTTCATTTTTAGTTTCCTTATACTAAATTCATAACCATAACAATCCAATCAAAGCCATTACGACCGCACAGTATCTAAGCTCTATCTACATAAAAGTATTTTGTCGTTTTATTCTTGATAAGGAGATAACCTATTGAACAATATCTCCCTCATAACCTTTGATACGTTTATTGTCTATCATAAACAATAAATACCTGAAAGCAAAAGGGTGACTGCGCCGTTGTATTTGTCATTAACTGATAATGCATCCGTAATTACAAATAGCACAAAGCCAATTATTAAAGGCATAGCTATTAACCATCCTCCTTTCCTATATGCTGAATAAAGTGTACAAGCATCGTTAAATATAGCTTGAATAATTTTTTCAAAAATTTCCACCTGCGCAAATACACTGCGCAGTGCCTCTATTTCTTTGTATCAACAATAAGAAAAAGGAGGTTCACAATGAAATTTAACCTGTTAAGCAAATTCAAAAACCAGACCGTTAACCACTCGGGTGCCAAAGCGTTTACGCTTTCGCCCGAAATGGAACTGTACACCGCTGTGGTTACCTGGAGCTTAAACGATTCCTTTTACGAAAAAGACGAGGCACGTTTAGCACGCCTGCGCAAATTAATAGGCGAATGCGACCCGGTGTTTGTGGGTAAGCTGGCTGTATACGCCCGCACTAAAATGCACATGCGCTCGGTACCGCTGGTGCTGGTTACCGAACTGGCCAAGCTGCACTCGGGCGATAATTTGGTTGCCCGGGTTACCGATGGCGTAATTAACCGTGCCGACGAAATTACTGAGCTGCTAGCCTGCTACGAACTACTGAACGAGCGTACCGGTACTAAAAAGCTGAATCGCCTGAGCAAGCAATTACAAAAAGGTTTAAGTACGGCGTTCAACCGTTTCGACGAATACCAGTTTGGTAAGTACAATCGCGATGGCGCTATCAAACTGCGCGACGCGTTGTTTTTGGTTCACCCCAAGGCAAAAGACGAATTGCAACAGTTACTGTTCAACAAAATAGCAGGCAACACCCTGCAAACGCCTTACACCTGGGAAACGGAGCTATCGGCATTAGGTCAGCTCAATTTTGACAGCGATGAGGCCAAAGCCGAAGCCTTTCGCGCTAAGTGGGAAGAGTTGATAGACAGTGGTAAGCTGGGCTACATGGCCCTGCTGCGTAACCTGCGTAACATACAGGAAGCCGGTGTAAGCTACGCGCACTTCCAGAAAGCATGCGCCCGTTTAGTTAATGCTGATGAGGTGACTAAGGCCAAACAGTTTCCGTTCCGTTACCTGGCGGCTTACCGTGAGCTGATCGCTACAGAAACTATGTTGCCGGTTAAAGGTCTTACTAAAAAGCTAAGCGCAATGCTATTAGGCAACAAGGGCTACACCGGAGAACTGCTGGACGCTTTGGAAAAAGCCGTACAGGCCAGTGCCGCCAATATTAAAGGTTTCGATCATGAAACCCGTGTACTGTTAGCCTGCGACGTTTCCGGATCGATGCAAACACCAGTATCAGCTAAATCTAAGATACTGTTGTACGATGTGGGCTTAATGCTGGCTATGCTGTTGCAAAGCCGTTGTAAAAACGTAGAGGTGGGTATGTTTGGCGATAGCTGGAAAACCATTATGGTACCGCGTAACAATATATTGGGTAACGTACAGGAGTTTTATCGCCGCGAGGGCGAGGTGGGTTACAGCACCAATGGCTACTTGGTTATCAAGGATATATTACAACGCAAGGTACAGATGGACAAGGTGTTTCTATTCACTGATGCCCAGTTATGGAATAGTTCATCAACTACAGGCGATCACATACATCCTTTATGGTTGCGCTACAAGGCTGAGGTATCGCCAAACGCGAAACTCTATCTGTTCGACTTGAAAGGTTACGGACAGGCGCCATTGCAAATACTACGCAACGATGTTTACCTGGTAGCCGGCTGGAGCGATAAAGTTTTTGAAGTGTTAGCTGCTTTAGAAAACGGAGGCTCGGCATTAGATGCGATCAATAACATAGAACTATAAACCAAGTATGGGGAAGCTAACGCCCCATACTTGTAAAAGAAATTAGAATATAAGGATGCCGTAGAAACGGGTTACTTCGCCACCATTTCAGGGGCTGGTCAGTATAGCGTAAACTAAACTGTGGGTTCGAGTCCCAAGGCATGCCCCGGTCCCGCGTTCGCCTGTTGCTCCTTATTACAAAAAAGGTGTCGTAAATAAGTGTTACTTCGCATTTAACGTCCAGGTCGCCGGTTCAAATCCGGCCATTGGTTTAGGCCAGTGTAGCTCAGTTTGGTTAGAGCAGGAACACCGCAAGGTGTATTTCACTTATTGCCTGTTACCCTTTTAAAGATATTAAAAATATTAAGGTGCCGTAAATATGCGCTACTTCGTGTCGCCGGTTCAATCCCGGCCTGTGGGTAAATCCTGCAGTAGCTCAGTTGGTAGAGCAGTGCAAGCGCATATTGACCATCGCCCTTAAGAAATAAAGAAGATGCCGTAAACCAGCGTTACTTCGCCTGTCACGCCAAATAAAGCGCTGGTTGGTTTTGCTCTTCTTTTTAAAACTTAAAAGGTGCCGTAAACTGGTGATACTTCGGTATGACGTTTCCTTCCTGGAAAAGGTGCAGATTCAAATTCTGCCTGCAAGCAATTGCAGTAGTCTAACAATAAAAATCCTCACCTGTTGCTTTTTGCCCTTTTTATAAACATAATGAAAGATGTCGTAGGCGGGTGATACTTCGCTGGTGAAACCGCGCAGGCGGTAGGGTTCGACTCCCATAAGGCACTTGCCGATTGTTGCTCTTTCATTTATATTTTGTAACCTTATATCATAAAATCATGAACGAGACCATCCTTAAAAAACTGCTTGAACTAGAGCAGACTGAAAACATAAAAATACTGTACGCCTGCGAGTCAGGCAGCCGGGCCTGGGGTTTTGCCTCGCCCGATAGCGATTTCGATGTGCGCTTCATATATGCCAGGCCGGTTAATGAATACTTAGGCATAACAGAATTACCAGATAACGTTGGGCTACCCGTTAACGAGGTGTTGGACATAGGCGGCTGGGATATCAAAAAAGCTTTAAAGCTATTCCTGAAATCAAACAGCACATTGTACGAATGGCTGCAATCACCAATTGTATATCAGGGAGATTCTGCTTTTGCTGATGATCTGCGTAAGCTGATGCCGGAGTACTTTTCGTTACGCTCCGGCGCTAACCATTATTTATCAATGGCGCACAATACGCTTCGCGATGATTTGCAAACCGAAGAGGTGAAGCTCAAGCGCTATTTTTATGCATTACGCCCGGCATTGGCTTGCTTGTGGATAGTTGAGAAACAGTCGGTACCACCCATGGAATTTGAGCATTTAAGGGTTATGATAACGGATAATGATGTTCAAAACGCAATAGACGAACTGCTTGAAAGGAAGAAAATTGCCGTAGAAAAAGGAATGATCGCACCTGTTCCATTACTTAATCGATGGCTAAGTGATACACTTGACTCGTGTAAAGAGCACATACCTGCGCTGCCATCAGAAAAAAAGTACCCGGACGAATTGAATACTATCTTTAGAAAATATATCCGGCCATGACCTATGATCAGCTAAAGCAGCAAAAAGAGTTAATCCTATTAGATTGTATAAGCGGCAGCACCGCTTATAACTTGAATATTGCCGGCTCGGATGTGGACAAGAAAGGGATCTTCATCATGCGGCAAGAACAGTTATATGGATTTGAGCGACAAGATCAGATTGCTAATGCAACCAACGATGAGGTTTACTTTGAGATCGGCCGCTTTCTGGAACTGCTGATTAAGAACAATCCTAACATCCTTGAACTGCTGAGTATGCCTCAAGAACATGTCCTATTTCGTCATCCGTTAATTGACCTGATCAAACCTGAAGATTTCCTGTCTAAACTCTGCCTGGATACTTTTGCCGGTTATGCACAAACGCAGATCAAAAAGGCACGAGGGCTAAATAAGAAAATCAATAAGCCATTAGATTCCGAACGTAAATCGGTATTGGATTTCTGCTTTGTAGTGTATAGAAACGGCAGTGTGCCGCTCAAAGAATGGCTTAATGAAATGGGCTATTCGCAGCAAGAATGCGGTTTGACTGACCTGCCACACTTTCGTGACGTGTACCTGCTCTATCACAAGTCGCAGTTAACTAATGGTAACTGGTTTCGGGGTATCGTATCCGGAGCTGATGCCGATAATGTGCAATTAAGTCCGGTTGATAAGGGGTTGGAACCTTTGGCTGTAATGAATTTTAATAAAGACGGCTATTCGGTTTATTGCAAAGAATACCACGAGTATAAGCAGTGGGAAGAAAAGCGCAATCAGCTTCGTTACCAGAGCACTCTTTCGCATGGTAAAAGTTATGATGCCAAGAATATGATGCACACCTTCAGGCTATTAAGTATGGCTGAAGAGATTGCGGTTTATCACCAGGTAAGAGTACATCGGGACGATCGCGAATTTTTGCTCAAAATCCGGAATGGTGATTTTGAGTTTGATACTTTGATGCAAATGGTTGAAGAAAAGATGCAACATATTAAACTGTTATATCTGCAATCATCCCTGCCTGCTCTGCCAATACCGAATATTGCAGAAGACATCTTAGTGGAAATAAGACAGACATTTTATCAAGGTAGCTTGAAAAATTAGGGCATAAAGCTCCATGACGCCCGACATACCTTGTCTCTCATTAATAATCATCTGAGTTCGTATGGCAACAGTTAAGACTTAATCGTAACTGCTGCCATCGTAGCAAACCTTAAATTATATCAAAAGCAGTTTGCAAGCGTATGCGGATATAATCAGCGTTTACTCCGCCATATCCACCGGATAAATGAGCGTACAACCCTTCTTCGAAATCATCCTGATCAATCAAATCGACAAATTCATTTCTCAAATAGCTGATAACATGTTCAGGGGATACCTGTATTTGCTCTTCAAAGTCGTCCGCATTTTCAAAGACGTAGACCAGATCTTCGAAATCCTTGCTGGTGCGATAATCCTTTTTACCGCGCCCTTTAAATGCTTCCCACTTTGAAGCAACGAAATAGGGCAGTGAAAAAATCCGCACAGTAGTTTGTTCATCTAAAACATAGCGAACAGCGCTTTCAAATCCTTCCGCATACCAACGGTTACTAAAACCAATAATTGACGGATCTGTCGGCATGATGTCCACGATAACCCCTTGTATGGTATACCGGCAGATGACACCAGATACTATATCATTACTGAATCCTAATTTTCTCAGCCGCTCATCAAGTGCTGCATACCCTTTGTAAGATGCCAGTTCCACCACAATGTCTACATCGTCTGTCGGCCTGATTTCGGTGGCCAAATCGGGGCTTGTCGCATACAAAGAAACTGTAGCCCCTCCTACAAATACGTAGTCCTGTTCAAGTCCCTTAAGTGCCTGATGGACTGCTTTGATTCTGACTAAATTCTCATGCATATTCCAGTCTAAAAAGCTGTCTCAATAATTCCAGGGCTTTTTCACATTCCCTTACCTTTCCAAGCCGAACGCTATCTAATAAGGCCAGCATAGTATATAGTTTTTCGTCATTCAGGACCGCTTTGGTCTGATTAGGGTATAAGGGACTGACCGACTGCCCTCTGACCTTTCCGTTTGGAGATGCCC
Protein-coding sequences here:
- a CDS encoding WYL domain-containing protein, which translates into the protein MPVNRNALIRYRTIDQCLQNRKRKWTLDDLIEACSDAIYEYQGIDTGVSRRTVQADMEMMRSNKLGYEAPIVVVDKKYYTYSDKNYSIANSPLNQQDMQVLSEVSGLLKQFKGFGHFADVNEMVSKLEDKIYTQKTHSAPVIDFEKNDNLKGLEWIEVIRKAIVAKRTLCVTYQSFKAREPNTFCFSGYLLKEYRNRWFVLGQSHQRHAPLLTLALDRIQTVEEHADDYRENIQLDLTTYYNDVIGVTKSPNQRDCEVVFWIDKDNAPYIITKPLHHTQKLLSEDETGKIFSIRVILNFELERELLGFGSKMRVLGPRILVKQIKEQFWKALEGYKQEQRDEGPEEKANEV
- a CDS encoding RtcB family protein → MEKEKIGNNELKALGINDVEILVNFSRVANGLLKHNVMAKPEILANLEALIDDPMPYALKKGGKFKNLAEDVIALRKEGKFVKQQRSNFKLKEEIADFPVWGMENIEVGALSQMRTAVQLPIAVAGALMPDAHQGYGLPIGGVLATTANTIIPFAVGVDIACRMCLSIFDLPAEYIDTETYKLKSILVDNTYFGIGCTTQSYFDSSLFDSKTWNETKVIRSLKDKAYAQLGTSGTGNHFVEWGELTIADGALADIPAGKYLALLSHSGSRGFGGSVADHYSKIAMTKTKLPSEAKHLAWLDLDKDEGQEYWIAMNLAGEYASANHHEIHNKIARALGVKPLTMIENHHNFAWKEQLADGTEVMVHRKGATPAGEGVLGIIPGSMSTPGFVVRGKGNVESINSASHGAGRAMSRSAAFKTLDRALIAANLVDKRITLMGSDMDEAPMAYKDIHTVMAAQNDLVDVLAKFEPRIVRMADAREKPED
- a CDS encoding Cthe_2314 family HEPN domain-containing protein — encoded protein: MVNQFSQNIALLAVDVLKLDEIKKPSLGFNPSRSLYPHEEYIQRSLLAIGEVDGLVRQLNYSAILLANFRNTPTMKRNKISRYEYMIYHIEGYLLRVTGVLDRLLKLVNTILDLKLNDNACIASMMIHSRKGVKGLHNDRIETMVPGLTNALLEISRYIEKFREDRNMIAHKGKIHYQDLREIEMFHIVLQNDPEEEIKKFEWYIKILTDKKVVEYKKDFQNCTETIESLLLPIYTLLEVFFNNYQKSLRTTI
- a CDS encoding SMI1/KNR4 family protein, giving the protein MSIQEAINQLQAYQGPDKLTLHSGAGENLFMAVEIAYGVTLPDDFKALYRFSDGFEMDEDIFNMIPLAEISSNREGDKDSPFYIAEYMIYSDMWRLEITPDNHNDYKIMVEFNGNQLVLTNSLADFIDRVLKGGVFDAGGLYEWQVEIEALPIYSTKLKTAEPLLTVFYYGLRYNLIPTKEVITWADYIVMHEDEPAPLFIDLSLAHDKKGLLNILYPVTVPENQVITRAILGLLYHRLLVGAITLNDAVVVMGKHNLSSPLTKTEIHHLYYLTDDDWMEESQNDDTELRDKVLTFLANYKEFEISNYKNWNGFNYRIEYQFHKEEKSSITPILKEHPGKSYFNTDLLPNAIIYSLALVSFIVLITTYPLVKNGIPLSSHRSDLFIISRNFFTTFVYCFLLKGGLWLIKRWRP
- a CDS encoding TROVE domain-containing protein: MKFNLLSKFKNQTVNHSGAKAFTLSPEMELYTAVVTWSLNDSFYEKDEARLARLRKLIGECDPVFVGKLAVYARTKMHMRSVPLVLVTELAKLHSGDNLVARVTDGVINRADEITELLACYELLNERTGTKKLNRLSKQLQKGLSTAFNRFDEYQFGKYNRDGAIKLRDALFLVHPKAKDELQQLLFNKIAGNTLQTPYTWETELSALGQLNFDSDEAKAEAFRAKWEELIDSGKLGYMALLRNLRNIQEAGVSYAHFQKACARLVNADEVTKAKQFPFRYLAAYRELIATETMLPVKGLTKKLSAMLLGNKGYTGELLDALEKAVQASAANIKGFDHETRVLLACDVSGSMQTPVSAKSKILLYDVGLMLAMLLQSRCKNVEVGMFGDSWKTIMVPRNNILGNVQEFYRREGEVGYSTNGYLVIKDILQRKVQMDKVFLFTDAQLWNSSSTTGDHIHPLWLRYKAEVSPNAKLYLFDLKGYGQAPLQILRNDVYLVAGWSDKVFEVLAALENGGSALDAINNIEL
- a CDS encoding nucleotidyltransferase domain-containing protein, producing the protein MNETILKKLLELEQTENIKILYACESGSRAWGFASPDSDFDVRFIYARPVNEYLGITELPDNVGLPVNEVLDIGGWDIKKALKLFLKSNSTLYEWLQSPIVYQGDSAFADDLRKLMPEYFSLRSGANHYLSMAHNTLRDDLQTEEVKLKRYFYALRPALACLWIVEKQSVPPMEFEHLRVMITDNDVQNAIDELLERKKIAVEKGMIAPVPLLNRWLSDTLDSCKEHIPALPSEKKYPDELNTIFRKYIRP
- a CDS encoding nucleotidyltransferase domain-containing protein, which encodes MTYDQLKQQKELILLDCISGSTAYNLNIAGSDVDKKGIFIMRQEQLYGFERQDQIANATNDEVYFEIGRFLELLIKNNPNILELLSMPQEHVLFRHPLIDLIKPEDFLSKLCLDTFAGYAQTQIKKARGLNKKINKPLDSERKSVLDFCFVVYRNGSVPLKEWLNEMGYSQQECGLTDLPHFRDVYLLYHKSQLTNGNWFRGIVSGADADNVQLSPVDKGLEPLAVMNFNKDGYSVYCKEYHEYKQWEEKRNQLRYQSTLSHGKSYDAKNMMHTFRLLSMAEEIAVYHQVRVHRDDREFLLKIRNGDFEFDTLMQMVEEKMQHIKLLYLQSSLPALPIPNIAEDILVEIRQTFYQGSLKN